A section of the Lathamus discolor isolate bLatDis1 chromosome 6, bLatDis1.hap1, whole genome shotgun sequence genome encodes:
- the ABCD4 gene encoding lysosomal cobalamin transporter ABCD4 isoform X8, which yields MGGGSVRARGAGAGGRPGPRLDGLFVRRFLRLQAVLFPGWPSPSALMFLTLLCVALLEQLVIYQVGVIPSQYYEVLGNKDFSGFKTLTAVALTLIVVNSTLKSFDQFICNMMYVSWRKSLTEYLHSCYFQGQVYYSLHILREDIDNPDQRISQDVERFCRQLSSMASKIIISPFTLAYYTYQCFHSTGWLGPVSIFGYFIIGTIINKILMSPIVAKLVQQEKLEGDFRFKHMQIRVNAEPAAFYRAGRVEHMRTDRRLQSLLQTQRELIGKELWLYIGINTFDYLGSILSYVAIAIPIFSGVYGDLSPSELSALVSKNAFVSIYLIGCFSQLIDLSRSVTDVAGYTHRIGELQETLLSLGRKKSGNHSEAKASWDLDSSHSGEDPLPRDTAFLLERVTLSVPSSGKLLIKDLSLRISQGNSVMIVGNTGTGKTSLLRVLGGLWESTQGSIKMLTCFGPQGVVFLPQQPFFTDGSLREQVIYPLKEIYPVSGSADDERIVRFLELAGLTDLLARAGGLDEQVDWNWGDAEALICKALLPPAKICSAR from the exons ATGGGGGGAGGCAGCGTCAGGGCGCGGGGCGCCGGGGCTGGCGGCCG GCCTGGCCCCCGGCTGGACGGGCTGTTCGTGCGGCGGTTCCTGCGGCTGCAGGCTGTGCTCTTCCCCGGGTGGCCCTCCCCCAGCGCCCTGATGTTCCTGACGCTGCTCTGTGTCGCCTTGCTGG AGCAGCTGGTTATTTACCAGGTTGGTGTCATCCCCAGCCAGTACTATGAGGTGCTAGGGAACAAGGACTTCTCCGGGTTCAAAACATTGACAGCCGTTGCCCTGACTCTGATCGTAGTGAACTCCACG CTAAAAAGCTTCGATCAGTTTATCTGCAACATGATGTATGTGAGCTGGAGGAAGTCCCTCACTGAATACCTCCACAGCTGCTACTTCCAAGGCCAGGTCTACTACAGCCTGCACATACTGCGTGAGGACATCGATAACCC GGACCAACGCATCAGCCAGGATGTGGAGAGGttctgcaggcagctcagctCCATGGCCAGCAAGATCATCATTTCGCCCTTCACGCTGGCCTACTACACATACCAGTGCTTCCACAG CACAGGCTGGCTAGGCCCAGTGAGCATCTTTGGATATTTCATCATTGGGACGATCATCAACAAGATACTGATGAGCCCAATTGTAGCTAAACTTGTTCAGCAGGAAAAACTGGAAGGTGATTTCAG GTTCAAGCACATGCAGATTCGTGTCAATGCAGAACCAGCTGCTTTCTACAG GGCCGGGCGAGTGGAGCATATGCGCACGGACCGGAGGCTGCAAAGCCTGCTGCAGACACAGAGGGAGCTGATAGGGAAGGAGCTCTGGCTTTACA TTGGAATCAACACCTTTGACTACCTGGGCAGCATCCTGAGCTATGTGGCCATTGCCATTCCCATCTTTTCTGGGGTCTACGGTGACCTGAGTCCATCAGAGCTCAGTGCCCTCGTCAGCAAG AATGCCTTTGTTTCCATCTACCTCATTGGCTGCTTCAGCCAGCTCATAGATCTCTCCCGTTCCGTGACCGATGTAGCTGGCTACACGCACAG GATTGGTGAACTACAGGAGACCTTGCTGAGCcttggcagaaaaaaaagtggtaACCACTCAGAAGCCAAAGCCAGCTGGGATTTGGACAG CAGCCATTCTGGGGAGGACCCACTGCCAAGGGACACAGCTTTCCTTCTGGAGCGAGTGACGCTCTCGGTGCCATCCTCTGGCAAGCTGCTCATCAAGGACTTGAGCCTCAGGATCTCACAAGGAAACAGTGTGATGATTGTGGggaacactggcacagggaagACATCTCTCCTGAGGGTCCTTGGGGGACTCTGGGAGAGCACACAGG GGAGCATCAAGATGCTGACCTGCTTTGGCCCCCAGGGAGTGGTGTTCCTGCCACAGCAGCCCTTCTTCACCGACGGAAGTCTGCGTGAGCAG GTGATCTATCCCCTGAAGGAGATCTATCCAGTTTCAG GATCTGCAGATGATGAGAGAATTGTGCGATTCCTGGAGCTGGCTGGGCTG ACTGACTTGCTGGCAAGGGCTGGAGGACTGGATGAGCAGGTGGACTGGAACTG GGGAGATGCAGAGGCTCTcatttgcaaggctcttctaccTCCAGCCAAAATATGCAG TGCTAGATGA
- the ABCD4 gene encoding lysosomal cobalamin transporter ABCD4 isoform X10 codes for MGGGSVRARGAGAGGRPGPRLDGLFVRRFLRLQAVLFPGWPSPSALMFLTLLCVALLEQLVIYQVGVIPSQYYEVLGNKDFSGFKTLTAVALTLIVVNSTLKSFDQFICNMMYVSWRKSLTEYLHSCYFQGQVYYSLHILREDIDNPDQRISQDVERFCRQLSSMASKIIISPFTLAYYTYQCFHSTGWLGPVSIFGYFIIGTIINKILMSPIVAKLVQQEKLEGDFRFKHMQIRVNAEPAAFYRAGRVEHMRTDRRLQSLLQTQRELIGKELWLYIGINTFDYLGSILSYVAIAIPIFSGVYGDLSPSELSALVSKNAFVSIYLIGCFSQLIDLSRSVTDVAGYTHRIGELQETLLSLGRKKSGNHSEAKASWDLDSSHSGEDPLPRDTAFLLERVTLSVPSSGKLLIKDLSLRISQGNSVMIVGNTGTGKTSLLRVLGGLWESTQGSIKMLTCFGPQGVVFLPQQPFFTDGSLREQVIYPLKEIYPVSGSADDERIVRFLELAGLV; via the exons ATGGGGGGAGGCAGCGTCAGGGCGCGGGGCGCCGGGGCTGGCGGCCG GCCTGGCCCCCGGCTGGACGGGCTGTTCGTGCGGCGGTTCCTGCGGCTGCAGGCTGTGCTCTTCCCCGGGTGGCCCTCCCCCAGCGCCCTGATGTTCCTGACGCTGCTCTGTGTCGCCTTGCTGG AGCAGCTGGTTATTTACCAGGTTGGTGTCATCCCCAGCCAGTACTATGAGGTGCTAGGGAACAAGGACTTCTCCGGGTTCAAAACATTGACAGCCGTTGCCCTGACTCTGATCGTAGTGAACTCCACG CTAAAAAGCTTCGATCAGTTTATCTGCAACATGATGTATGTGAGCTGGAGGAAGTCCCTCACTGAATACCTCCACAGCTGCTACTTCCAAGGCCAGGTCTACTACAGCCTGCACATACTGCGTGAGGACATCGATAACCC GGACCAACGCATCAGCCAGGATGTGGAGAGGttctgcaggcagctcagctCCATGGCCAGCAAGATCATCATTTCGCCCTTCACGCTGGCCTACTACACATACCAGTGCTTCCACAG CACAGGCTGGCTAGGCCCAGTGAGCATCTTTGGATATTTCATCATTGGGACGATCATCAACAAGATACTGATGAGCCCAATTGTAGCTAAACTTGTTCAGCAGGAAAAACTGGAAGGTGATTTCAG GTTCAAGCACATGCAGATTCGTGTCAATGCAGAACCAGCTGCTTTCTACAG GGCCGGGCGAGTGGAGCATATGCGCACGGACCGGAGGCTGCAAAGCCTGCTGCAGACACAGAGGGAGCTGATAGGGAAGGAGCTCTGGCTTTACA TTGGAATCAACACCTTTGACTACCTGGGCAGCATCCTGAGCTATGTGGCCATTGCCATTCCCATCTTTTCTGGGGTCTACGGTGACCTGAGTCCATCAGAGCTCAGTGCCCTCGTCAGCAAG AATGCCTTTGTTTCCATCTACCTCATTGGCTGCTTCAGCCAGCTCATAGATCTCTCCCGTTCCGTGACCGATGTAGCTGGCTACACGCACAG GATTGGTGAACTACAGGAGACCTTGCTGAGCcttggcagaaaaaaaagtggtaACCACTCAGAAGCCAAAGCCAGCTGGGATTTGGACAG CAGCCATTCTGGGGAGGACCCACTGCCAAGGGACACAGCTTTCCTTCTGGAGCGAGTGACGCTCTCGGTGCCATCCTCTGGCAAGCTGCTCATCAAGGACTTGAGCCTCAGGATCTCACAAGGAAACAGTGTGATGATTGTGGggaacactggcacagggaagACATCTCTCCTGAGGGTCCTTGGGGGACTCTGGGAGAGCACACAGG GGAGCATCAAGATGCTGACCTGCTTTGGCCCCCAGGGAGTGGTGTTCCTGCCACAGCAGCCCTTCTTCACCGACGGAAGTCTGCGTGAGCAG GTGATCTATCCCCTGAAGGAGATCTATCCAGTTTCAG GATCTGCAGATGATGAGAGAATTGTGCGATTCCTGGAGCTGGCTGGGCTG GTATGA
- the ABCD4 gene encoding lysosomal cobalamin transporter ABCD4 isoform X9 translates to MMYVSWRKSLTEYLHSCYFQGQVYYSLHILREDIDNPDQRISQDVERFCRQLSSMASKIIISPFTLAYYTYQCFHSTGWLGPVSIFGYFIIGTIINKILMSPIVAKLVQQEKLEGDFRFKHMQIRVNAEPAAFYRAGRVEHMRTDRRLQSLLQTQRELIGKELWLYIGINTFDYLGSILSYVAIAIPIFSGVYGDLSPSELSALVSKNAFVSIYLIGCFSQLIDLSRSVTDVAGYTHRIGELQETLLSLGRKKSGNHSEAKASWDLDSSHSGEDPLPRDTAFLLERVTLSVPSSGKLLIKDLSLRISQGNSVMIVGNTGTGKTSLLRVLGGLWESTQGSIKMLTCFGPQGVVFLPQQPFFTDGSLREQVIYPLKEIYPVSGSADDERIVRFLELAGLTDLLARAGGLDEQVDWNWYDILSPGEMQRLSFARLFYLQPKYAVLDEATSALTEEVEHELYRVCLQLGMTLISVGHRASLEKFHSWILKLHGEGRWELIRCEKMKRLPAGEGC, encoded by the exons ATGATGTATGTGAGCTGGAGGAAGTCCCTCACTGAATACCTCCACAGCTGCTACTTCCAAGGCCAGGTCTACTACAGCCTGCACATACTGCGTGAGGACATCGATAACCC GGACCAACGCATCAGCCAGGATGTGGAGAGGttctgcaggcagctcagctCCATGGCCAGCAAGATCATCATTTCGCCCTTCACGCTGGCCTACTACACATACCAGTGCTTCCACAG CACAGGCTGGCTAGGCCCAGTGAGCATCTTTGGATATTTCATCATTGGGACGATCATCAACAAGATACTGATGAGCCCAATTGTAGCTAAACTTGTTCAGCAGGAAAAACTGGAAGGTGATTTCAG GTTCAAGCACATGCAGATTCGTGTCAATGCAGAACCAGCTGCTTTCTACAG GGCCGGGCGAGTGGAGCATATGCGCACGGACCGGAGGCTGCAAAGCCTGCTGCAGACACAGAGGGAGCTGATAGGGAAGGAGCTCTGGCTTTACA TTGGAATCAACACCTTTGACTACCTGGGCAGCATCCTGAGCTATGTGGCCATTGCCATTCCCATCTTTTCTGGGGTCTACGGTGACCTGAGTCCATCAGAGCTCAGTGCCCTCGTCAGCAAG AATGCCTTTGTTTCCATCTACCTCATTGGCTGCTTCAGCCAGCTCATAGATCTCTCCCGTTCCGTGACCGATGTAGCTGGCTACACGCACAG GATTGGTGAACTACAGGAGACCTTGCTGAGCcttggcagaaaaaaaagtggtaACCACTCAGAAGCCAAAGCCAGCTGGGATTTGGACAG CAGCCATTCTGGGGAGGACCCACTGCCAAGGGACACAGCTTTCCTTCTGGAGCGAGTGACGCTCTCGGTGCCATCCTCTGGCAAGCTGCTCATCAAGGACTTGAGCCTCAGGATCTCACAAGGAAACAGTGTGATGATTGTGGggaacactggcacagggaagACATCTCTCCTGAGGGTCCTTGGGGGACTCTGGGAGAGCACACAGG GGAGCATCAAGATGCTGACCTGCTTTGGCCCCCAGGGAGTGGTGTTCCTGCCACAGCAGCCCTTCTTCACCGACGGAAGTCTGCGTGAGCAG GTGATCTATCCCCTGAAGGAGATCTATCCAGTTTCAG GATCTGCAGATGATGAGAGAATTGTGCGATTCCTGGAGCTGGCTGGGCTG ACTGACTTGCTGGCAAGGGCTGGAGGACTGGATGAGCAGGTGGACTGGAACTG GTATGACATCCTTTCCCCAGGGGAGATGCAGAGGCTCTcatttgcaaggctcttctaccTCCAGCCAAAATATGCAG TGCTAGATGAAGCCACCAGCGCCCTGACCGAAGAGGTGGAGCATGAACTGTACCGTGTGTGCCTTCAGCTGGGCATGACACTGATCAGCGTGGGACACAGGGCTAGCCTGGAGAAG TTCCACAGCTGGATTTTGAAACTTCATGGAGAGGGAAGATGGGAGCTTATTCGATGCGAGAAGATGAAGCGGCTCCCAGCTGGGGAAGGATGTTGA
- the ABCD4 gene encoding lysosomal cobalamin transporter ABCD4 isoform X2 has translation MGGGSVRARGAGAGGRPGPRLDGLFVRRFLRLQAVLFPGWPSPSALMFLTLLCVALLEQLVIYQVGVIPSQYYEVLGNKDFSGFKTLTAVALTLIVVNSTLKSFDQFICNMMYVSWRKSLTEYLHSCYFQGQVYYSLHILREDIDNPDQRISQDVERFCRQLSSMASKIIISPFTLAYYTYQCFHSTGWLGPVSIFGYFIIGTIINKILMSPIVAKLVQQEKLEGDFRFKHMQIRVNAEPAAFYRAGRVEHMRTDRRLQSLLQTQRELIGKELWLYIGINTFDYLGSILSYVAIAIPIFSGVYGDLSPSELSALVSKNAFVSIYLIGCFSQLIDLSRSVTDVAGYTHRIGELQETLLSLGRKKSGNHSEAKASWDLDSHSGEDPLPRDTAFLLERVTLSVPSSGKLLIKDLSLRISQGNSVMIVGNTGTGKTSLLRVLGGLWESTQGSIKMLTCFGPQGVVFLPQQPFFTDGSLREQVIYPLKEIYPVSGSADDERIVRFLELAGLTDLLARAGGLDEQVDWNWYDILSPGEMQRLSFARLFYLQPKYAVLDEATSALTEEVEHELYRVCLQLGMTLISVGHRASLEKFHSWILKLHGEGRWELIRCEKMKRLPAGEGC, from the exons ATGGGGGGAGGCAGCGTCAGGGCGCGGGGCGCCGGGGCTGGCGGCCG GCCTGGCCCCCGGCTGGACGGGCTGTTCGTGCGGCGGTTCCTGCGGCTGCAGGCTGTGCTCTTCCCCGGGTGGCCCTCCCCCAGCGCCCTGATGTTCCTGACGCTGCTCTGTGTCGCCTTGCTGG AGCAGCTGGTTATTTACCAGGTTGGTGTCATCCCCAGCCAGTACTATGAGGTGCTAGGGAACAAGGACTTCTCCGGGTTCAAAACATTGACAGCCGTTGCCCTGACTCTGATCGTAGTGAACTCCACG CTAAAAAGCTTCGATCAGTTTATCTGCAACATGATGTATGTGAGCTGGAGGAAGTCCCTCACTGAATACCTCCACAGCTGCTACTTCCAAGGCCAGGTCTACTACAGCCTGCACATACTGCGTGAGGACATCGATAACCC GGACCAACGCATCAGCCAGGATGTGGAGAGGttctgcaggcagctcagctCCATGGCCAGCAAGATCATCATTTCGCCCTTCACGCTGGCCTACTACACATACCAGTGCTTCCACAG CACAGGCTGGCTAGGCCCAGTGAGCATCTTTGGATATTTCATCATTGGGACGATCATCAACAAGATACTGATGAGCCCAATTGTAGCTAAACTTGTTCAGCAGGAAAAACTGGAAGGTGATTTCAG GTTCAAGCACATGCAGATTCGTGTCAATGCAGAACCAGCTGCTTTCTACAG GGCCGGGCGAGTGGAGCATATGCGCACGGACCGGAGGCTGCAAAGCCTGCTGCAGACACAGAGGGAGCTGATAGGGAAGGAGCTCTGGCTTTACA TTGGAATCAACACCTTTGACTACCTGGGCAGCATCCTGAGCTATGTGGCCATTGCCATTCCCATCTTTTCTGGGGTCTACGGTGACCTGAGTCCATCAGAGCTCAGTGCCCTCGTCAGCAAG AATGCCTTTGTTTCCATCTACCTCATTGGCTGCTTCAGCCAGCTCATAGATCTCTCCCGTTCCGTGACCGATGTAGCTGGCTACACGCACAG GATTGGTGAACTACAGGAGACCTTGCTGAGCcttggcagaaaaaaaagtggtaACCACTCAGAAGCCAAAGCCAGCTGGGATTTGGACAG CCATTCTGGGGAGGACCCACTGCCAAGGGACACAGCTTTCCTTCTGGAGCGAGTGACGCTCTCGGTGCCATCCTCTGGCAAGCTGCTCATCAAGGACTTGAGCCTCAGGATCTCACAAGGAAACAGTGTGATGATTGTGGggaacactggcacagggaagACATCTCTCCTGAGGGTCCTTGGGGGACTCTGGGAGAGCACACAGG GGAGCATCAAGATGCTGACCTGCTTTGGCCCCCAGGGAGTGGTGTTCCTGCCACAGCAGCCCTTCTTCACCGACGGAAGTCTGCGTGAGCAG GTGATCTATCCCCTGAAGGAGATCTATCCAGTTTCAG GATCTGCAGATGATGAGAGAATTGTGCGATTCCTGGAGCTGGCTGGGCTG ACTGACTTGCTGGCAAGGGCTGGAGGACTGGATGAGCAGGTGGACTGGAACTG GTATGACATCCTTTCCCCAGGGGAGATGCAGAGGCTCTcatttgcaaggctcttctaccTCCAGCCAAAATATGCAG TGCTAGATGAAGCCACCAGCGCCCTGACCGAAGAGGTGGAGCATGAACTGTACCGTGTGTGCCTTCAGCTGGGCATGACACTGATCAGCGTGGGACACAGGGCTAGCCTGGAGAAG TTCCACAGCTGGATTTTGAAACTTCATGGAGAGGGAAGATGGGAGCTTATTCGATGCGAGAAGATGAAGCGGCTCCCAGCTGGGGAAGGATGTTGA